One part of the Humulus lupulus chromosome 9, drHumLupu1.1, whole genome shotgun sequence genome encodes these proteins:
- the LOC133802052 gene encoding uncharacterized protein LOC133802052 codes for MLDESPILNKKSALRKFSAPARVVIDSPPTLSTRVATRRMVCNWEPSPNDNMANMEVSLGSSRTRRSLNDKVERLLEAGIISKDVENEELQEVAEAEHEKMTEVEFEEVAEVELEELEIMAETNENISISPAIRQQMRQALRKSDRLQKTSEAIQNEFQEASQDRNANEINALKKTRGKTTLANLIKRNNDSMKINWNEKGQLVGTNSVKFSSFVGALVREIVPYTISDWRKISPIMRDVLWASIQAKYDLHEYWQNKMCFEMKANLWRSAKSRLVKDIIDAKTENERLVLKPDCIKSDVEWREQKASKEHMTKQTLGGKVTRIDDFRRAHTKKNGEPINQTTSEVFEELDEIIRKDPKFGTTNNTDEDALTKLFGNPKFGHLIRQGRGVTGSKLTVVNMCKNKMTLLEEEQLNMKSQIAEMLNLLKGHLGGRAT; via the exons ATGTTGGACGAAAGCCCTATTCTAAATAAAAAGAGTGCCCTACGTAAGTTTTCAGCACCTGCTAGAGTTGTAATAGACTCACCACCTACTCTTAGTACAAGAGTAGCAACTCGTCGTATGGTTTGCAATTGGGAGCCATCTCCAAATGATAATATGGCAAACATGGAGGTGTCACTTGGAAGTTCAAGGACTAGAAGATCCCTTAATGATAAAGTAGAAAGGTTATTAGAAGCAGGAATAATTTCTAAAGATGTTGAAAATGAGGAACTACAAGAAGTGGCTGAGGCTGAACATGAAAAAATGACCGAGGTAGAATTTGAAGAAGTTGCTGAGGTGGAGCTTGAAGAACTAGAAATAATGGCTGAAACAAATGAAAATATAAGTATTTCCCCAGCTATAAGGCAACAAATGCGGCAAGCTCTTAGAAAATCTGATCGATTACAAAAAACAAGTGAGGCAATTCAAAATGAGTTCCAAGAAGCATCTCAAGATAGAAATGCAAATGAAATTAATGCACTCAAAAAGACTAGGGGCAAGACTACATTGGCAAATCTTATTAAGAGAAATAATGACTCGATGAaaataaattggaatgaaaaaggcCAACTAGTTGGTACTAACTCagtaaaattttcttcttttgtgggtgctcttgtgagggagatagttccttatactatttcagattggaggaaaATTTCTCCAATCATGAGAGAcgttctttgggcatctattcag GcaaaatatgatttacatgaataTTGGCAAAATaagatgtgctttgaaatgaAGGCAAACCTATGGAGATCTGCAAAATCTAGACTAGTCAAGGATATTATTGATGCTAAAACTGAGAATGAACGACTAGTATTAAAGCCagattgcataaaaagtgatgtagaatggaggGAACAAAAAGCTAGTAAAGAACATATG ACAAAACAAACTTTAGGGGGAAAAGTAACTAGGATCGATGAttttcggagagcccataccaagaagaatggtgaaccaaTCAACCAAACAACATCTGAAGTTTTT GAAGAATTAGATGAAATTATACGCAAAGACCCAAAATTTGGAACTACAAACAATACCGATGAGGATGCATTAacaaaattatttggtaatccaAAATTTGGACACTTAATCAGACAAGGAAGGGGGGTGACAGGGTCAAAAttaactgttgttaatatgtgtaaaaACAAGATGACATTGTTGGAGGAAGAGCAGCTAAATATGAAGAGTCAAATTGCCGAAATGTTGAATCTACTTAAAGGACACTTG GGGGGTAGAGCAACATAA